One window of the Allosaccharopolyspora coralli genome contains the following:
- a CDS encoding GGDEF domain-containing protein, producing MSASKIDSVLALVDGVRFAFQPLINVKTGAIVAVEALARPTGTGIQDLFREAARRRRLAELDVQLAVSAVRTAAEHETLLPLHLNLFGGTAVHDLHRIDELREALAAAGRREHEVTLEVAPPFARLDPKHLAANVAQLRDQGFHVALDGVGDGDVPLTFLPDLQPSMVKLDRSVVQALPDDTGRAAIVESVRHLCDATDSSLVAEGVESERQLSALRRNGVRLVQGNLFAPAARRPPTTITVPGVAAEVTDPGGRVAPTTAAGPRVTEFLSPTTMLPADTTADKVREVLADHSEISGVVLVDEQNRPQWTIDRNRFLLAVTGPYGHALHAKRQASRLADEPRVVTTATTAMEALTLVTGSDQYRMYDDAVVVDESGRCLGSVRAGHLIRGMAELKVEEAAALNPLTRLPGSDSVARDVARRVAAGDVFSVSWLDVDGFKYINDTVGFSAGDDLIKTIGRSLTDAATALASVQVGHVGGDDFLIVSDLDDLVPLSEMLLDPARQVQDVDVTLSLATLVCTQSAVTTYDEASRLLAPLKTQAKEIDGASWVMSRPGSDKVDVLRGEGQHGRVPPPGFPTQDPDPGHPDAPSPHPPGSSSVRAS from the coding sequence ATGAGTGCGAGCAAGATCGATTCTGTGCTTGCACTGGTGGACGGTGTTCGGTTCGCGTTCCAGCCACTGATCAACGTCAAGACCGGTGCCATCGTGGCGGTCGAAGCGCTCGCTCGTCCCACCGGTACCGGAATCCAGGATCTCTTCCGCGAGGCCGCACGACGCCGCCGCCTCGCCGAACTCGACGTCCAGTTGGCGGTCTCCGCAGTGCGGACCGCTGCCGAGCACGAAACCCTGCTCCCCCTGCACCTCAACCTCTTCGGCGGCACCGCCGTGCACGACTTGCACCGCATCGACGAACTCAGAGAGGCACTCGCCGCAGCAGGCAGACGGGAACACGAGGTCACCCTGGAGGTGGCTCCGCCGTTCGCGCGGCTGGACCCGAAGCACCTCGCCGCGAACGTGGCCCAACTGCGTGACCAGGGCTTCCACGTCGCACTCGACGGGGTCGGCGACGGGGACGTCCCGCTCACGTTCCTCCCCGACCTGCAGCCGAGCATGGTCAAACTCGACCGTAGCGTCGTGCAGGCCCTGCCCGACGACACCGGACGTGCCGCGATCGTCGAGTCCGTCCGCCACCTCTGCGACGCCACCGACAGCAGCCTGGTCGCCGAGGGCGTCGAGAGCGAGCGGCAACTGTCCGCGTTGCGCCGCAACGGCGTGCGACTGGTGCAGGGAAACCTGTTCGCCCCTGCCGCGCGCCGGCCACCGACGACGATCACGGTGCCGGGAGTCGCGGCCGAGGTCACCGACCCGGGCGGGCGGGTCGCGCCCACCACGGCTGCGGGCCCCCGTGTCACCGAATTCCTCTCGCCCACCACGATGCTTCCCGCCGACACCACGGCCGACAAGGTGCGCGAAGTGCTGGCCGACCACTCCGAGATCAGCGGCGTCGTCCTCGTCGACGAGCAGAACCGTCCGCAGTGGACCATCGACCGGAACCGTTTCCTGCTCGCCGTCACCGGACCGTACGGGCACGCGCTGCACGCGAAGCGGCAGGCGTCCCGGCTGGCGGACGAGCCGCGCGTGGTCACCACAGCCACCACCGCGATGGAAGCGCTCACGCTGGTCACCGGTTCCGACCAGTACCGGATGTACGACGACGCGGTCGTGGTCGACGAGTCCGGGCGGTGTCTCGGCTCAGTCCGCGCGGGGCATCTCATTCGCGGCATGGCCGAACTCAAGGTCGAAGAGGCCGCCGCGCTCAACCCACTCACCCGCCTGCCCGGCAGCGACAGCGTCGCCAGGGACGTGGCCCGGCGCGTCGCCGCCGGCGACGTGTTCTCGGTGAGCTGGCTCGACGTCGACGGCTTCAAGTACATCAACGACACCGTGGGCTTCTCTGCGGGGGACGACCTCATCAAGACCATCGGCCGCAGCCTCACCGACGCCGCGACCGCGCTGGCCTCGGTCCAGGTCGGGCACGTCGGCGGGGACGACTTTCTCATCGTCTCCGACCTCGACGACCTGGTGCCGCTGTCGGAGATGCTGCTCGACCCCGCACGCCAGGTGCAGGACGTCGACGTCACGCTGTCGCTGGCGACGCTGGTGTGCACGCAGAGCGCCGTCACGACCTACGACGAGGCGTCCCGGCTGCTGGCGCCGCTGAAGACGCAGGCCAAGGAGATCGACGGCGCCAGCTGGGTCATGTCCCGGCCCGGTTCCGACAAGGTCGACGTGCTGCGCGGCGAGGGGCAACACGGGCGGGTGCCACCGCCGGGTTTTCCCACGCAGGACCCTGACCCGGGTCACCCCGACGCCCCCTCCCCACATCCGCCGGGCTCGAGCAGCGTCCGCGCAAGCTGA
- a CDS encoding lycopene cyclase family protein produces the protein MADVVVVGSGPAGRAVSAACADAGLHVVLVAPAPRRVWANTYAAWHDELPPEPARHTVATRADRVVAIGTTEHAWHRPYAVLDNTALWQHLWRPDVEEVIGKVATAEHADTGSTVVLTDGRRLATAAIVDASGPTRALSGGRPARTPAHQTAVGVIVRDVDAEPLRPRGTAVFMNWRQAPDTRGGWPTFLYGVPVSPGQVLLEETSLARRPALPLAQLRRRLHGRLQEAGVEVPDDAFEERVRFPVDDPLPKPSRVIPFGATAGLIHPASGFSVAASLRLAPWIAGAIAAGLPAGPSAAARAAWSILWPPSSLATHEMRRRALRALLALPPDEVPEFFEQFFGLDERHRRAFLSPVPDPSSTVTAMASMFRDASWTLRSQLITGVVAPRRSEAHHGLGGL, from the coding sequence GTGGCGGATGTGGTGGTCGTCGGATCCGGTCCCGCGGGGCGCGCGGTCTCGGCCGCCTGCGCGGACGCGGGTCTGCACGTCGTGCTGGTCGCGCCCGCCCCCCGGCGAGTGTGGGCGAACACCTACGCGGCCTGGCACGACGAGCTGCCCCCCGAGCCCGCGCGGCACACCGTCGCCACCCGCGCGGACCGCGTGGTCGCGATCGGCACCACCGAGCACGCATGGCACCGCCCGTACGCCGTACTCGACAACACCGCGCTCTGGCAGCACCTGTGGCGCCCCGACGTCGAGGAGGTCATCGGCAAGGTCGCCACCGCCGAACACGCCGACACCGGCTCGACGGTGGTGCTCACCGACGGTCGCCGACTGGCCACCGCGGCGATCGTGGACGCGTCCGGCCCGACGCGGGCGCTCTCCGGTGGTCGACCGGCGCGCACTCCCGCACACCAGACCGCGGTCGGGGTGATCGTGCGCGACGTCGACGCGGAACCGTTGCGCCCTCGCGGCACCGCGGTGTTCATGAACTGGCGCCAAGCCCCCGACACTCGGGGTGGGTGGCCGACGTTCCTCTACGGCGTTCCGGTGTCCCCGGGACAGGTCTTGCTCGAGGAGACCTCGCTCGCTCGGCGACCGGCGCTGCCACTGGCACAACTCCGTCGGCGACTGCACGGCAGACTCCAGGAAGCCGGTGTCGAGGTCCCGGACGACGCGTTCGAGGAACGGGTCCGGTTTCCGGTGGACGACCCGTTGCCGAAACCGTCCCGCGTGATCCCGTTCGGCGCGACCGCCGGTTTGATCCATCCGGCCAGCGGGTTCAGCGTGGCCGCGTCGTTGCGTCTCGCACCATGGATCGCAGGTGCGATCGCGGCCGGACTGCCCGCGGGTCCCTCGGCCGCCGCCCGAGCCGCGTGGTCGATCCTCTGGCCCCCGTCGTCGCTGGCGACGCACGAGATGCGCCGACGCGCGCTGCGTGCGCTGCTCGCGTTGCCGCCGGACGAAGTTCCGGAGTTCTTCGAGCAGTTCTTCGGGCTCGACGAACGGCACCGGCGCGCGTTCCTCAGCCCCGTCCCGGATCCGTCGAGCACCGTGACGGCGATGGCCTCGATGTTCCGCGACGCCTCGTGGACCCTGCGCAGCCAGTTGATCACCGGAGTCGTGGCGCCGCGCCGTTCGGAAGCGCATCATGGCCTGGGCGGCCTGTGA
- a CDS encoding deoxyguanosinetriphosphate triphosphohydrolase family protein produces MSTVDHRSAATDHLDARSARRSGRTRHPSDLAASPFRADRDRISSSAFFSRLGGVTQVVSPSGSGLMLHNRLTHSLKVAQAARAIAESLAARTGRSDLVDELGGCDLDVVEAAGLAHDLGHPPFGHQGETVLDRLARERFGLVDGFEGNAQSFRIVSSIDVHGADGDGLDLTAAVRAALLKYPWTRWSRPDPHPRHLPVPPRGASEPEGAPRTGSAKFSAYVTEIDDMQDCRAPFADRLQPWQQTVEASVMDTADDIAYAIHDLEDFHRVGILQHTTVSYELTEWLGHAVRLAGLSDDQLAAESSRPGRDLERLRRRLHTKDGWIADDDAFVNAVKRVLSDLVGKLLEMPFDRSKQAEQAVAAFSGEWTQRLAGGVRLIEHPGTRTGHVGLATEQWHEVQVLKFVHRRFVLQRPDLALHQRGQDRLLSKLVEALDSWLIDRSEAARLPYRLRDLFDHARLEFRGLVRDAPELLVVPGESTDGETVERLARGRAVLDFVASLTDNQAASLLEALSGRTTQLWSDTFVL; encoded by the coding sequence ATGTCCACCGTCGATCACCGGTCCGCCGCGACCGATCACCTGGATGCACGCAGCGCTCGCCGGTCGGGACGCACCCGCCATCCGTCCGACCTGGCCGCGAGCCCGTTCCGTGCCGACCGGGACCGGATCTCCAGCTCGGCGTTCTTCTCGCGGCTCGGCGGGGTGACCCAGGTCGTGAGCCCGAGCGGCTCCGGGTTGATGCTGCACAACCGGCTCACCCACAGCCTCAAGGTCGCTCAGGCGGCGCGGGCGATCGCGGAGTCGCTCGCCGCCAGGACCGGCCGGTCCGACCTGGTCGACGAACTCGGCGGGTGCGATCTCGACGTGGTGGAGGCGGCGGGACTCGCCCACGACCTCGGTCACCCTCCGTTCGGTCACCAGGGCGAGACGGTGCTCGACCGGCTCGCGCGGGAGCGGTTCGGGCTCGTCGACGGCTTCGAGGGCAACGCCCAGTCGTTCCGCATCGTGAGCAGCATCGACGTGCACGGTGCCGACGGCGACGGGCTCGACCTGACGGCCGCGGTGCGCGCGGCACTGCTGAAGTATCCGTGGACGCGCTGGTCGCGGCCCGACCCCCACCCGCGTCACCTACCGGTGCCGCCGCGCGGGGCCTCCGAGCCGGAAGGTGCCCCGCGCACCGGCTCGGCGAAGTTCTCCGCCTACGTCACCGAGATCGACGACATGCAGGACTGCCGTGCTCCGTTCGCCGACCGGCTGCAACCGTGGCAGCAGACGGTGGAGGCGTCGGTGATGGACACCGCCGACGACATCGCCTACGCCATCCACGACCTCGAAGACTTTCACCGGGTCGGGATCCTGCAGCACACGACGGTCTCGTACGAGCTCACCGAGTGGCTCGGACACGCGGTCCGGCTGGCCGGTCTCTCCGACGACCAGCTGGCGGCCGAGTCCTCACGTCCCGGCCGCGACCTGGAACGCCTGCGCAGGCGGTTGCACACCAAGGACGGGTGGATCGCCGACGACGATGCGTTCGTCAACGCCGTCAAGAGGGTGCTCTCGGACCTTGTCGGCAAGCTGCTGGAGATGCCGTTCGACCGGTCGAAACAGGCCGAGCAGGCAGTCGCCGCGTTCTCCGGCGAATGGACGCAGCGACTCGCGGGGGGCGTACGACTGATCGAGCATCCCGGCACCCGGACGGGGCACGTCGGGCTGGCGACCGAGCAGTGGCACGAGGTCCAGGTCCTCAAGTTCGTGCATCGCCGGTTCGTGCTGCAGCGGCCGGATCTGGCCCTGCACCAGCGCGGGCAGGACCGGTTGTTGAGCAAGCTGGTGGAGGCGCTGGACTCGTGGCTCATCGACCGCTCGGAGGCCGCGCGGTTGCCGTACCGGCTGCGCGACCTCTTCGACCACGCGCGCCTGGAGTTCCGCGGCCTCGTCCGCGACGCGCCCGAGTTGCTCGTCGTGCCGGGGGAGTCCACGGACGGCGAGACCGTCGAGCGATTGGCTCGCGGCCGGGCGGTGCTGGATTTCGTCGCGTCCTTGACCGACAACCAGGCCGCCTCCCTGCTGGAGGCACTGTCCGGTCGGACCACGCAGCTGTGGTCCGACACGTTCGTATTGTGA
- a CDS encoding acVLRF1 family peptidyl-tRNA hydrolase: MSRGRQLPGGGRGVEVGADRLQGWFDRFAGRHGGVASTVLGPRRVEVRAADDAVAAVQVPFEELGEPHEQREGLDVEPLVRHVRRSRRIGLVLVRLGAHSVGVCRDGVVERSSTDRHLVHGRNKAGGQSQQRFARRREGQARRSLESAAADVARVLLPERATLDAMVLGGDRKALDELRADPRLAELLGRAEPRVLDLPEPRKSVLDEAARRTLAVEVEIFD; this comes from the coding sequence GTGAGCCGGGGACGACAACTGCCCGGTGGGGGCCGGGGGGTGGAGGTCGGCGCCGACCGGCTGCAGGGCTGGTTCGACCGCTTCGCCGGGCGGCACGGTGGAGTGGCGAGCACGGTGCTCGGCCCACGGCGCGTCGAGGTCCGGGCCGCCGACGATGCCGTGGCGGCGGTGCAGGTGCCGTTCGAGGAACTCGGCGAACCGCACGAGCAGCGGGAGGGACTCGACGTCGAGCCCCTGGTGCGGCACGTGCGGCGGTCGCGGCGGATCGGGCTCGTTCTCGTTCGCCTCGGCGCGCACAGCGTCGGCGTGTGTCGCGACGGCGTGGTCGAGCGGTCGTCGACCGACCGGCATCTCGTGCACGGGCGGAACAAGGCGGGCGGTCAGTCTCAGCAGCGGTTCGCCCGACGGCGCGAGGGACAGGCCCGGCGATCGTTGGAGTCCGCGGCGGCCGATGTGGCGCGGGTGCTGCTGCCGGAGAGGGCGACGCTGGACGCAATGGTGCTCGGCGGGGACCGCAAGGCACTGGACGAGCTGCGAGCGGATCCGCGTCTGGCCGAGTTGCTCGGCCGCGCCGAGCCCCGCGTGCTGGACCTGCCGGAGCCGCGCAAGTCCGTGCTCGACGAGGCGGCGCGCAGGACTCTGGCGGTCGAGGTGGAGATTTTCGACTGA
- a CDS encoding ABC-F family ATP-binding cassette domain-containing protein: MISATGLQLRAGSRILLSDTTLRVQPGDRIGLVGRNGAGKTTSLKVLAGEDEPYAGEITRSGDTGYLPQDPREGDLSVSAKDRVLSARGLDKTLRDMEKAQAEMAELVDDKQRDKAINRYGKLEERFAARGGYAAESEAARICGNLGLEDRILHQPLQTLSGGQRRRVELARILFAASEAGPGGHSSTTLLLDEPTNHLDADSIAWLREFLRAHDGGLVVISHDVELLAAVVNKVWFLDAVRGEADVYNMDWDRYQEARALDEKRRKRERANAEKKSSALMAQADKMRAKATKAVAAQNMAKRAQKMMAELEPEQAADKVARIKFPEPASCGRTPMTAQGLSKSYGSLEIFTGVDLAIDRGSKVVVLGLNGAGKTTLLRLLGDREPADAGAVVAGHGLRVGYYAQEHETLDHDATVWQNVRGAAPDTPEQELRTLLGTFLFSGEQLEQPAGTLSGGEKTRLALAGLVSSRANVLLLDEPTNNLDPASREQVLDALRSFSGAVVLVTHDPGAVEALEPERVILLPDGTEDHWSDEYSELVQLA; this comes from the coding sequence GTGATTTCTGCTACCGGCCTTCAGCTGCGCGCCGGATCCCGCATTCTGCTCTCCGACACGACCCTGCGCGTCCAGCCCGGCGACCGGATCGGCCTCGTCGGCCGCAACGGCGCCGGCAAGACCACCAGCCTCAAGGTCCTGGCCGGCGAGGACGAACCGTACGCGGGAGAGATCACCCGCAGTGGCGACACCGGGTACCTGCCGCAGGACCCCCGCGAAGGCGACCTCTCGGTCAGCGCGAAGGACCGGGTGCTCTCCGCCCGCGGTCTGGACAAGACCCTGCGCGACATGGAGAAGGCGCAGGCCGAGATGGCCGAACTGGTCGACGACAAGCAGCGGGACAAGGCGATCAACCGCTACGGCAAGCTCGAGGAGCGCTTCGCCGCCCGCGGCGGGTACGCCGCCGAGAGCGAGGCGGCGCGGATCTGCGGCAACCTCGGGCTCGAGGATCGGATCCTGCACCAGCCGTTGCAGACGCTCTCCGGCGGGCAACGCCGTCGTGTCGAACTGGCGCGCATTCTCTTCGCCGCCTCCGAAGCCGGTCCCGGTGGTCATTCCTCGACGACGCTGCTGCTCGACGAGCCCACCAACCACCTCGACGCCGACTCGATCGCCTGGCTGCGGGAGTTCCTCCGCGCCCACGACGGGGGCCTCGTGGTCATCAGCCACGACGTGGAACTGCTCGCCGCCGTGGTGAACAAGGTGTGGTTCCTCGACGCGGTGCGCGGTGAGGCGGACGTCTACAACATGGACTGGGACCGCTACCAGGAGGCGCGGGCCCTCGACGAGAAGCGCCGGAAGCGGGAACGCGCCAACGCCGAGAAGAAGTCCTCGGCGTTGATGGCGCAGGCCGACAAGATGCGGGCCAAGGCCACCAAGGCGGTCGCGGCGCAGAACATGGCCAAGCGGGCACAGAAGATGATGGCCGAGCTGGAACCGGAGCAGGCCGCCGACAAGGTCGCCCGGATCAAGTTCCCCGAACCGGCCTCGTGCGGGCGGACGCCGATGACCGCCCAGGGCCTGTCGAAGTCGTACGGGTCGCTGGAGATCTTCACCGGTGTCGATCTGGCGATCGACCGCGGGTCCAAGGTCGTCGTGCTCGGGCTCAACGGTGCGGGCAAGACCACCCTGCTGCGCTTGCTCGGCGACAGGGAGCCCGCCGACGCCGGTGCGGTCGTCGCCGGTCACGGGCTCCGCGTCGGCTACTACGCGCAGGAGCACGAGACGCTCGACCACGATGCGACCGTGTGGCAGAACGTGCGTGGTGCCGCGCCCGACACGCCGGAGCAGGAGCTGCGGACCCTGCTCGGGACGTTCCTGTTCAGTGGCGAGCAGCTCGAGCAGCCGGCGGGCACGCTCTCCGGCGGCGAGAAGACCCGGCTCGCGTTGGCCGGTCTGGTCTCCAGCCGTGCCAACGTGCTGTTGCTCGACGAGCCGACGAACAACCTCGATCCGGCGAGCCGTGAGCAGGTCCTCGACGCGCTGCGCAGTTTCAGCGGGGCGGTCGTGCTGGTGACACACGACCCGGGCGCGGTCGAGGCATTGGAACCGGAACGAGTGATCCTGCTGCCGGACGGAACCGAGGACCACTGGTCGGACGAGTACTCCGAACTCGTCCAGTTGGCCTGA
- a CDS encoding helix-turn-helix domain-containing protein — protein sequence MADLKKGARITGSARDKLASDLKKKYEKGASIRALAEATGRSYGFVHRVLSESGVQLRGRGGATRTKKK from the coding sequence GTGGCTGACCTGAAGAAAGGTGCGCGAATTACCGGAAGCGCACGGGACAAGCTTGCCAGTGACCTGAAGAAGAAATACGAGAAAGGTGCCAGCATTCGCGCCCTGGCGGAGGCGACAGGCCGTTCGTACGGTTTCGTCCACCGCGTTCTCAGCGAGTCGGGTGTGCAGTTGCGGGGCCGTGGGGGCGCGACCCGCACGAAGAAGAAGTGA
- a CDS encoding enoyl-CoA hydratase/isomerase family protein, which translates to MAQSIVDADLLDRGGVVLDVDGARATVTLDRPDKLNVQTPHTWRALREIGANLPSEVRVVVVRGRGRSFSAGLDRTLFGFDEVDGVRGVLALSRETTERADAEISSFQQGFHWLRDPDRVTIAAVQGHAIGGGFQLALACDLRILTTDATLRMAETSLGIVPDLGGTLPLVRTVGYARAVEICVTGRDVPAQEAASMGLANLVVPPEELDAAVDRTVAAVTRAPEAAVRETLALLAQADEAVDPEQQLAAERAAQLRRITALAHGDG; encoded by the coding sequence GTGGCGCAGTCGATAGTGGACGCCGACCTGCTCGACCGCGGAGGTGTCGTCCTGGACGTGGACGGGGCCCGCGCCACCGTCACCCTCGATCGTCCGGACAAGCTCAACGTGCAGACGCCGCACACGTGGCGTGCGCTGCGTGAGATCGGCGCGAACCTGCCGAGTGAGGTCCGGGTCGTCGTCGTGCGTGGTCGCGGGCGGTCGTTCTCGGCGGGCCTGGATCGCACCCTGTTCGGGTTCGACGAGGTCGACGGCGTCCGCGGGGTGCTGGCGCTCTCCCGAGAGACGACCGAGCGCGCCGACGCGGAGATCTCGTCGTTCCAACAGGGATTCCACTGGCTCCGCGACCCCGATCGGGTGACGATCGCCGCGGTGCAGGGACACGCGATCGGCGGCGGGTTCCAGCTGGCGTTGGCGTGTGATCTGCGGATCCTCACGACCGACGCGACACTGCGGATGGCCGAGACGAGCTTGGGCATCGTGCCGGACCTCGGCGGGACGTTGCCGCTGGTGCGCACCGTGGGATACGCGCGGGCCGTGGAAATCTGTGTGACGGGCCGCGATGTCCCGGCACAGGAGGCCGCCTCGATGGGACTCGCGAACCTGGTGGTCCCGCCGGAGGAGCTCGACGCGGCGGTGGACCGCACGGTGGCGGCCGTGACGCGCGCGCCCGAGGCTGCCGTCCGCGAAACCCTCGCGTTGCTGGCGCAGGCCGACGAGGCCGTCGACCCCGAACAGCAACTCGCCGCCGAGCGTGCCGCGCAACTGCGCAGGATCACCGCGCTCGCTCACGGCGACGGCTGA
- a CDS encoding TetR/AcrR family transcriptional regulator, translating to MPNRGNRRELLADAAIEVLAREGGRGLTHRAVDREAEVPQGTTKNYWPNRESVFVAVAHRVSQQHVEAMDLVREHAPEGLAVEHVASWYAAMLRRTGSAGRAHFLALFELHLEGVRRPEIRDALGEMVLANTASARYLHDAVGVELSHRGAGLLDAGMLGAAMSMLSLPESVLDEIGFDDPDAVSAALLDAATGTAAGSAARCAG from the coding sequence ATGCCCAACCGAGGGAACCGCCGTGAGCTGCTCGCCGATGCCGCGATCGAGGTCCTGGCCCGAGAGGGCGGTCGCGGCCTGACGCATCGTGCGGTCGACCGCGAGGCCGAGGTCCCGCAAGGCACCACGAAGAACTACTGGCCCAACCGGGAGTCCGTGTTCGTGGCCGTGGCGCACCGGGTCTCGCAGCAGCACGTCGAGGCGATGGATCTCGTGCGCGAACACGCCCCCGAAGGGCTGGCCGTGGAGCACGTCGCGTCCTGGTACGCCGCGATGTTGCGTCGTACCGGTTCGGCAGGCCGGGCGCACTTCCTTGCCTTGTTCGAACTGCACCTCGAAGGCGTGCGGCGGCCGGAGATCCGCGACGCGCTCGGGGAGATGGTCCTCGCCAACACCGCCTCCGCCCGATACCTGCACGACGCGGTCGGCGTCGAGTTGTCCCACCGGGGGGCCGGCCTGCTCGACGCGGGGATGCTCGGGGCCGCCATGTCGATGTTGAGCCTGCCCGAGTCCGTGCTCGACGAGATCGGTTTCGACGACCCCGACGCGGTGAGTGCCGCCCTGCTCGATGCGGCCACCGGGACTGCCGCCGGATCGGCGGCGCGCTGCGCGGGGTGA
- a CDS encoding Imm1 family immunity protein: MPEPSRHDESGTVETRAEIFARLADVPLDEVDKVIGRTEDAYADLNGVRGHDYWGDLVLRQGAAVRALREAREALAALQAEAVGARNAELGVLVATGVLDGQRRYAHDDTSKAELVDWLLSAEGGRASVLHVWDRPHVDDESAGPYLQIRAVVDAETRCGALVFTEEGDDGELTSWHTHAPLPLPSSPELRFDAGSALIFPGNAVVSWEAVRSGLAEFARTGACPESVSWQAARWSQP; this comes from the coding sequence ATGCCCGAGCCGTCACGGCACGACGAGTCCGGCACGGTCGAGACGCGTGCGGAGATCTTCGCGCGGCTCGCCGACGTCCCGCTGGACGAGGTCGACAAGGTCATCGGGCGCACCGAGGACGCCTATGCCGACCTCAACGGCGTGCGCGGGCACGACTACTGGGGCGATCTCGTGCTGCGGCAGGGCGCGGCTGTCCGTGCGCTGCGGGAGGCTCGCGAGGCACTGGCGGCGCTGCAGGCCGAGGCGGTCGGCGCCCGCAACGCCGAGCTGGGCGTCCTCGTCGCCACGGGCGTGCTCGACGGGCAGCGGCGCTACGCCCACGACGACACCTCGAAAGCCGAGCTGGTCGACTGGTTGTTGTCCGCGGAGGGCGGCCGGGCGAGCGTCCTCCACGTGTGGGACCGGCCGCACGTGGACGACGAGTCGGCGGGTCCGTACCTACAGATCCGCGCGGTCGTGGACGCCGAGACCCGGTGCGGCGCGCTCGTGTTCACCGAGGAGGGCGACGACGGCGAGCTCACCTCGTGGCACACGCACGCCCCGCTGCCGCTGCCGAGCAGCCCCGAGCTGCGTTTCGACGCGGGCAGTGCCTTGATCTTCCCCGGGAACGCGGTCGTGTCCTGGGAAGCCGTGCGGAGCGGTCTGGCGGAGTTCGCCCGCACCGGTGCCTGCCCCGAGAGCGTGTCGTGGCAGGCGGCCCGCTGGAGTCAGCCGTAG
- a CDS encoding M55 family metallopeptidase, with translation MRILISADMEGATGVTHTDDVVPGTEPFQRFRKLFTGDVNACIDGLHESGATDVLVNEAHSSQRNLVLEDLDPRARMLTGRHKPLSMMQGVDSGVDGVVFLGYHTGAGTEGVLSHTYMETSMTGVWLDGVRASEGRLNAALAAEHGVPVVLVTGDDRTCADAREYAPSAHTVAVKECVSRYAAVCLPPQRTATAIRDESALATALCGRTEGTAGAHRVEVEFAAAHLAAAAAVIPTVEQLDLRRVGYDAPDMTEAMKAFKIVTTIAGRAMQDVYG, from the coding sequence GTGCGGATTCTGATCTCAGCGGACATGGAAGGCGCCACCGGCGTCACCCACACCGACGACGTCGTTCCCGGTACCGAACCCTTTCAACGGTTCCGGAAGCTGTTCACCGGCGACGTCAACGCCTGCATCGACGGTCTCCACGAATCCGGTGCCACCGACGTGCTCGTCAACGAGGCCCACTCCTCGCAGCGCAACCTCGTGCTGGAGGACCTCGACCCGCGGGCGCGGATGCTCACCGGCAGGCACAAGCCGCTGTCGATGATGCAGGGCGTCGACTCCGGTGTGGACGGTGTGGTGTTCCTCGGCTACCACACCGGCGCGGGCACCGAAGGCGTGCTGTCGCACACGTACATGGAGACCTCCATGACGGGCGTCTGGCTCGACGGCGTCCGGGCGAGCGAAGGACGGCTCAACGCCGCACTGGCCGCCGAGCACGGTGTCCCGGTGGTGCTGGTCACCGGCGACGACCGTACGTGCGCGGACGCCCGCGAGTACGCGCCGTCGGCACACACGGTCGCGGTCAAGGAATGCGTGAGCCGCTACGCCGCCGTGTGCCTGCCACCGCAGCGCACCGCCACGGCGATCCGGGACGAATCAGCGCTCGCGACCGCGCTGTGCGGACGCACCGAAGGCACCGCCGGAGCACACCGCGTCGAGGTCGAGTTCGCCGCCGCGCACCTCGCCGCCGCCGCCGCGGTGATCCCCACCGTGGAGCAGCTCGACCTCCGTCGCGTCGGCTACGACGCACCCGACATGACCGAGGCCATGAAGGCGTTCAAGATCGTGACGACGATCGCCGGGCGGGCCATGCAGGACGTCTACGGCTGA